In Callithrix jacchus isolate 240 chromosome 18, calJac240_pri, whole genome shotgun sequence, one DNA window encodes the following:
- the PFDN2 gene encoding prefoldin subunit 2 isoform X3, translating into MELNEHSLVIDTLKEVDETRKCYRMVGGVLVERTVKEVLPALENNKEQIQKIIETLTQQLQAKGKELNEFREKHNIRLMGEDEKPAAKENSEGAGAKASSAGVLVS; encoded by the exons ATGGAGTTGAATGAGCACAG CCTAGTGATCGATACACTGAAGGAGGTAGATGAAACTCGTAAGTGCTACCGCATGGTTGGAGGAGTGTTGGTGGAGCGAACTGTCAAAGAGGTGCTTCCTGCTTTGGAGAACAACAAGGAGCAG ATACAGAAGATCATTGAGACACTGACACAGCAGCTTCAGGCAAAGGGAAAAGAACTAAATGAATTTCGGGAAAAGCACAACATTCGTCTCATGGGAGAAGATGAGAAGCCAGCAGCCAAGGAAAACTCAGAAGGGGCTGGGGCTAAGGCCAGCTCAGCTGGAGTGTTGGTCTCCTAG
- the KLHDC9 gene encoding kelch domain-containing protein 9: MAVAVPPGRASGWAWRPVARDALLARAFHSCTELRGQFYLVGGLLTGGAREPSSDTVVFDPARGQAVRLGAQGTPARSHHDAAPVGGRWLCVVGGWDGSRRLATVTALDTERGVWEAWTATPGDCPPAGLSSHTCTRLSDRELRVAGREGGVRTQRRYGSIYTLRLDPNARTYCYKEEGCHTASRSGHCAALLQIPGPHPGHQLLLFGGCNLAESEVAGHWSHGKIKEEPPVAPHLMEQLARLVSSGQGSQKGPQGLRHHSCSVVGPFAVLFGGETLTRARDTICNDLYIYDTRKSPPLWFHFPCADRQLKRVGHRTCLWNDQLYLVGGFGEDGRTASPQVCILDLFI; this comes from the exons ATGGCGGTGGCGGTGCCCCCGGGTCGGGCCTCGGGCTGGGCCTGGAGGCCCGTGGCTCGGGACGCGCTTTTGGCTCGGGCCTTCCATTCATGCACCGAACTGCGGGGACAGTTCTATCTCGTAGGTGGTCTCCTAACAGGAGGAGCGAGAGAACCCAGCAGCGACACGGTGGTCTTCGACCCGGCTAGAGGCCAGGCCGTACGATTGGGAGCCCAGGGAACCCCCGCGCGCAGTCACCACGACGCGGCACCCGTGGGCGGGCGCTGGCTCTGCGTAGTGGGCGGCTGGGACGGGTCGCGCCGCCTGGCAACAGTGACCGCGCTGGATACAGAGCGCGGTGTGTGGGAGGCGTGGACAGCGACCCCTGGCGACTGCCCCCCCGCCGGCCTCAGTAGTCACACCTGCACCCGCCTCTCCGACCGAGAGCTGCGGGTGGCTGGCCGGGAGGGCGGTGTCCGCACTCAGCGACGCTATGGAAGCATCTATACGTTAAGGCTGGACCCCAACGCCCGCACCTATTG CTACAAGGAGGAAGGCTGCCACACAGCCTCACGCTCAGGTCACTGTGCGGCCCTGCTCCAAATTCCTGGGCCCCATCCAGGTCATCAGCTGTTGCTCTTTGGAGGTTGCAACTTAGCTGAATCAGAAGTAGCTGGGCATTGGAGTCATGGGAAAATCAAG GAGGAACCACCTGTTGCCCCTCATTTGATGGAACAGCTTGCAAGGCTGGTGAGCAGTGGGCAGGGGTCCCAGAAGGGGCCCCAAGGACTACGGCATCACTCATGTTCTGTGGTCGGGCCCTTTGCTGTGCTGTTTGGTGGAGAAACTCTGACAAGAGCTAGAGACACCATCTGCAATGATCTCTACATCTATGATACCC GCAAGTCTCCTCCTCTGTGGTTCCACTTCCCCTGTGCAGACCGCCAGCTGAAACGCGTGGGCCATCGCACCTGCCTTTGGAATGATCAGCTTTACCTGGTTGGGGGTTTTGGTGAAGATGGCAGGACAGCCAGTCCACAGGTTTGCATCCTGGACCTCTTTATCTAA
- the LOC144580245 gene encoding uncharacterized protein LOC144580245: MRPGEREGGGVCGWERAPTWRAKHLAFRGLPREPPRTGRQPGFPPQAPAFSPPSLSNHCSGCSAIAANLRSQSNGYRGDRTPGWLPGPVRVVPPRLRELYQVPDINSGSQDPVMTEEAQMEAHWFQLKEEIQIFFPPNTAGVGQKQDLCPLGLGCKFPRKCCGLS; encoded by the exons ATGCGGCCCGGGGAGAGGGAGGGCGGTGGGGTCTGCGGCTGGGAACGCGCCCCTACATGGCGGGCCAAGCACCTCGCCTTCCGCGGTCTTCCCCGGGAACCTCCCCGTACCGGACGCCAACCGGGGTTCCCACCTCAAGCCCCCGCCTTCTCTCCGCCGTCACTCAGCAACCACTGCAGCGGCTGCAGCGCTATCGCTGCAAACCTAAGGTCGCAAAGCAACGGTTACCGTGGAGACAGGACACCTGGGTGGCTACCCGGACCCGTAAGGGTGGTACCACCAAGGCTACGGGAGCTGTATCAG GTTCCTGATATTAACTCTGGCTCCCAGGACCCAGTGATGACTGAAGAGGCCCAGATGGAAGCTCACTGGTTTCAGTTGAAGGaggaaatacagatttttttccctcccaaCACAGCTGGGGTGGGGCAAAAACAGGATCTGTGTCCTCTGGGATTGGGCTGTAAGT TTCCCAGGAAATGCTGTGGCCTGTCCTAG